ATGAGAATTTTGGTGAATGCGGATCTTGCTCCGTATCCGTGTAAGCGTGATGCATGCGATGCATAATAGCATAGGCTCTTGGACTTAGGTAAGAAGAGCCCTGAGTAAGGTAACAAAAGATGAAAAAAAAGCGTTCCCAAAACCTGTTCATGGTAAAGGAACCATGGGCTGCATAGCGGTGCTGGAAAAAAGTCTGTGAAAAAAGGGATAGATACCATAACCCTATAAAAAAAACTAAAATAATCATAAAATGAATACTTGAATAAACAATAATAAAGAATGCAGAAAATTTTTTTAAAGCCTACTTTTGCTGTAGTGATAGGGAAAAGTAGTAACCTGAAGAATGCTTAACTGTATCTCTAAAGTCTAAATATAAGGCTTTACTTTTGCATTTGCAATAATAAAGTGATTTACATTTTTTAATAGAAAGCTTTAATTAAAAGGAAAATAAAATAGCATACACTGGTTCTAAATTAAATGCTTATCTTTACTAAATATCTCCAAAAATAATTGAAGGGTAAAATTGGTTGATATGGAGCTACCGGGTAGCTTCTGGACTACAGTTATCCTCTTCACAAATACCTGAAATAGGTTTTGCAATATACTCTTTCTTTGCAAACACGTTGTTTTCAATAAATTATAATCAAGGAAAGTTATAACTGATGTTGCGTTTAAATGAAACGTGCATTTAACCATATAAGACAGTATCCACCAAAGTAAATAAGACAATGAAAAGGAAATTATCGTAAAAGCGGTTGTTGACCTTTTTAAGTATTTAATCTCAATAGTAATACATTATGCAAAAAGGAACAGTAAAATTTTTTAATGAAACGCGTGGTTTTGGATTTATCACGCCTCAGTCTGGTGAAAAAGAAATATTCGTACATATTTCTGGCCTGATTGATGAAGTGCGGGAGAACGATGACGTTGTTTTCGACGTGGAGCAAGGGCCGAAAGGTTTAAGCGCTATCAAAGTAAAGATAGCCTAAGCGGATATTAATATTAGGGGCATTCTTTTTACAGGAGAATGCCCCTTGTTTTAGTACTGTTTGTGAGTAATGTAAAATATGAATGAGACAATTAAAGATTTTTGATTCGATTACCAAGCGTGATAACCGATCGCTAAGTTTATACTTAACTGAAGTTAGCAAGTTTGAATTAATAAATGCCGATGAAGAAGTGACACTCGCCGTACGTATACGGGAAGGCGATCACGCGGCTTTAGAACGTTTGACAAAAGCCAATTTACGATTTGTGATTTCGGTAGCCAAACAGTATCAGCACCAGGGCTTGGTGTTGGAGGATTTAATAAATGAAGGAAATATGGGGCTGGTTAAGGCTGCAAAAAGGTTTGACGAGACGAAAGGTTTTAAATTTATTTCCTATGCTGTGTGGTGGATAAGACAGAGCATTATGTCTGCTATATCTATTCAATCGCGTGCCGTACGTCTTCCGGGAAATCAGATTAGCAGTTTGATAAAATTGCGCAAATCGCAGTCCGTCCTGGAACAGCGCCTAGAGCGGGGACCAAGCGTGGAGGAGTTGGCTCTGGAACTCGATGTTTCCATAGATAAGGTTGTTGTTTCCCTTTCAAACGCTGAAAGACACGTTTCTATAGATGCACCATCTATATTTACGGAAGACGAGCGTTTGCTGGATACCCTGCCAAATTCAGAATCTGGCACCGATGAACAATTGCTACAGGATTCACTCTATGCGAGTATTAATCTAATGCTTCAAAGACTTAATGAACGTGAACGAAAGATTCTTACCATGTTTTATGGCTTAAGTAACACAGAACCTCAAACATTGGAAGCAATTTCGTTTCAGTTGAACCTTAGCACGGAACGTATTCGTCAATTGAAAACAAAAGCCTTATTGCATATTAAAAACTCGTCTTTTGGAAAAGATCTGTCGTTTTACTTGTAACGATTACTGGGTCGTATAGGACAGGTATAATAAATTTATTGTATATTTGTACAAAACCTCACTTACTCTGTATCCGGTCTCCTCTTCTGATAGGTCTCCTTTTCATTGTAAACACGGTCATTTCAAGTATATTTATTGTTAAAATAGTTAATAATCTATGGGTAGAAGTCAAGAAACATTCCGAAAAAAAGAAAATCTGAAAAAACGCGAACAAAAGAAGAAAGAAAAAGAGCTTAGAAAGGAAAATAGGAGCAGTCAATCTGCGAAGGGAAAATCGTTGGAAGATATGTTGGCGTATGTAGATGAGAACGGAAACTTGACTACCGAAAAGCCGCAGGAGCAGAAAAAAAACAAAATCAATGCTGATGATATTTTAATCAGTACGCCTAAGATGGCAGAGGAAGATGAAGTGCAACAAGGAAAAGTTAAGTATTATAACGATCAACGTGGTTGGGGTTTTATTAACAATGTACATGGTGAACAACTATTCTTCCTTATTTCTGAAGCCCACGAAAATATCAAGGTAGATGACAAAGTGAATTTCAAAACCAGGAGAGGACCTAAAGGCCTACAGGCCTATGATATTGAACCAGCAAATAACCAAAAGGGTACTACGACCCAAGAGCCTCGCTAACATTCAACGATAAATAAAATACGAGTGTACCTCTTTCGATTTTTTGATAGCGGTTACTTACCTATTATTGGTAGAAACTGGATAAATCAGCGGAAAGAGTGAAGTACAGGAAATAACACTTATGGAAAAGAGGTAAATAATTTCGCTCTTTTTTGTTGTTGGATATTCGTGAATACTAGACGTTTTTCCCAAGTTTAAATTAGCTGTTTTTTCTATACCGTTTCTGAGTTATATTTGTGATGCTTAGTGATTAAGGATGTAAGTTATTTGTAATTAAAATCATTTGTTAAACTGCCTGGTATCATGGAGTGTTTTCTGGGACGTTGATAAATTAGCCTTCATTACCAAAGCTCATAGGAATGTACCTAAAAATGGCAACGATGAATACTGTACTTTTATTAACTGATCTGAACGCTGATAAAGAAGATTTTTATCGATATGCTCTGCGATTCGTACAACGAATGAAGGCCAATCTGGTTTTACTGCATATAGTGGATCATCATGTAGCCGCGGACAGCAAAGTGTTGGATATGAAGCGGCTTAAAACCCAAATGGATAGTGCTTTGGTGAAGGAGGCGACCGACGAGATGGAGGTCACCTACTTTATTGAGGAAGGTGCATTCGCGGATACCGTTAAGAAAATTATTGATCGAGAATCAGTAAACCTGCTTTTGATGGGTGCTGCTGACGGAAAAAACATCAAAGGCCATTTATTTGGGAAGAAGCTTAGAGCTGTTGTTGAAAAAGTAAATTGTCCAATATTGTTCATCCCCGACCAAGTAGCATTTCAGGAAATAGAACAGATCGTCTATGTCACAGATATTCGGTATAGTGATTTTAGCATCATCAAACAGTTGGAAGTTATGGCTTCATTAATGAACGCACAGATATCGTTATTGCATGTATGTGCTTCAGGTCTGCCCGAATTGGATGCCCGAACGGCGACTACACTTTTTGCCGATACTATCGCCCCGCGAATAAGAACGGATATCCGTGTTTACAAGAATGATAAAAATGATAATGCTGAAGATTTTATCCAGCAATTACTGTCTAACAATACACAAACAATTTTAGCAATTGCCCGTCGTAAGTATCATTTTTTTGATCATCTTTTTACCATGAACCCTACAGAAGAGGCAAAAATATATAAGCGGTTACCGGTGTTGATTATGCCTGTGTGATAGAAGACCGAAACTGTTGCCGCATGACCCCGGGTGGACATCCATGCCATTTTTTGAAAAAGTGATTAAAAGCAACAGATGCTTAGCTGTTATGTACTTGGGAAAGGAATTCCTTTCTATAGGAACTCGCAACAGGTAGCGTGTGTCCCTGTATGCTTACCTGATGGCGTTCTAATTTGTCGATGGCTTTTTTGTTAATAATGAATGATCGGTGGATTCTTATAAATTGGTTGCCGGTTAATAGCTCTGTGCATTCAGCCAACGTCATTCTGCTCGTAAAGGTTTGGTTAAAAGTAACAAATGTGACATAGTTTCCGCTGGCTTCTAAATAGAGGATATCATCAAGAAACACCTTCAAAAGGTCGTAACCGCTTTTTATCATCATGAAATCAGTTTCTTCTAAACGTGTTACATGGCGTATATTCAATAGCTCTTTTGCTTTGTTACAGGCTTTTATAAAACGAATAAGTGAGAATGGTTTTAAAAGGTAATCAACGGCGTCTAAATCAAAACTGGTCACCGCATGCTCGGCATAGGCGGTGGTAAAGACTACAAGCGGCTTATGTTGTAAACTGTTGAAAAAATCGATGCCGGAAATATCCGGCATTTTAATATCGAGAAAAAGTAAATCAACGGGTTGGGTTTGCAACTGCTCAATCGCATGAAACGCGTTGGTAAACGTGCCATCCAATTGAAGATAGGGGACCTTTGCGGAAAGTTTCTGTATAACTTCCAATGCAAATGGTTCGTCGTCAATAGCGATGGCCCGGATCATCTTTTATAAATAGTTTTGTTCATGCGATGTGGTTGTTTGCAAAGATAAACGGTAATAGCGTTGTAAGCAAAAAGCTTATAACACAAGCGTTAAATGTATAAAATATTCTTCATTGGTTTGCCGTATGGAGAGTTCATGTTTTCCCTGGTATAGTTGCGCTAAGCGTTGCTGTACATTGACTAGGCCAATACCACTTTTACTTTTTTCGGGATCGTTGCTGGCCTTCTTGTGGATACTATTGTATACGTCAAAATAGAGTTTACCTGCTTCAAGATACAGATTGATCTTGATCCAGGAGTTTTCATTTAAGCTGATACCGTGCTTAAAGGCGTTTTCAACAAACGGAATCAGTAGCATTGGTGCTATCTGATGATTTTCTCCAACCGTTGCCAGGCGATGATCTACCAGGACATTGGACGAGCGTGCGGTACGCATGCACTGTAAATCTATATAATGCTGCAGATACTCGATTTCGCGGACCAGTAATATTTTTTCCTGTATATTTTCATGCAGCATAAAACGCATCATATCTCCCAATTTCTGTATGCCAGATGCCGTCATTTCTGCTTCCTCCATCAGTGCCGTGCCATAAAGGGTATTCAGTACGTTGAACAGAAAGTGTGGATTGATCTGTGAGCGCAAAAAGCCGAGGTTGGCTGTACTCTTGTCTAAAGCTGTTTCCAAATTGAGCAATTTGCTGAGATTGCCTACCTGTTGTTTGTACATATACCAGGTAATCGGAATAAGTATCAGGTTTACACAAATCCACGCAACTATAAACCCGCTGAAGTTGATGGACGTTGGAACTACAAACAGCAATCCGAAAGGTATGTAAGCGACTAATGATACAGGGACTCTAACGAATAAGTAGGTTTTAAGATTGTAGTTTCTCTTGGTGCAAAAAGGTAATATCACGTGTAAATCGACGTTATACATGATAAATGCATACACAGACATGATAAGCCAGAAAGGTCCGAAATGTGCGTTGACACTCATCAGCAAAATAAACACCAACAGGATAACAATGATGGCGATGAGGCTTTCCTTGACGATGCGTGCTGTGAGGTTTCCCTTTTGTTTTAACAAGAATATAGTTCCTTGTTTGATAAGGGTGTACGCCGTTAAAAAAACAACCGTAAAAAAGATAGCTGGAATGACCCTGTTGCGGTTATTGAAGTACAGCCAAACGCTGTGGTGTTCATACATTTTGCGGGCCCATTCGCAAAAAGCAAAACCTAGCCAAATAAAGAAAAATGCAAGGATCGAAACGATAAGTGCTTGCTCGTATCTGCGTTTTGCGATAAATTTTGGAATGATCCAATTGTTGAAGGTAATGAAGGCCACATAAAATAGGGAAGCAAATAATAGCAGAGGAAGTAGGTGGTTTGTATAGAAATTAAAGGGTAGCCCCTTTGCTTTAAAAGGGTCTGCCAGGAAATACGACCGCTGTTCTTCCCAGTTTCTGGTTTCACTACTATGGATTATAATC
This Olivibacter sp. SDN3 DNA region includes the following protein-coding sequences:
- a CDS encoding universal stress protein — its product is MNTVLLLTDLNADKEDFYRYALRFVQRMKANLVLLHIVDHHVAADSKVLDMKRLKTQMDSALVKEATDEMEVTYFIEEGAFADTVKKIIDRESVNLLLMGAADGKNIKGHLFGKKLRAVVEKVNCPILFIPDQVAFQEIEQIVYVTDIRYSDFSIIKQLEVMASLMNAQISLLHVCASGLPELDARTATTLFADTIAPRIRTDIRVYKNDKNDNAEDFIQQLLSNNTQTILAIARRKYHFFDHLFTMNPTEEAKIYKRLPVLIMPV
- a CDS encoding LytTR family DNA-binding domain-containing protein, with amino-acid sequence MIRAIAIDDEPFALEVIQKLSAKVPYLQLDGTFTNAFHAIEQLQTQPVDLLFLDIKMPDISGIDFFNSLQHKPLVVFTTAYAEHAVTSFDLDAVDYLLKPFSLIRFIKACNKAKELLNIRHVTRLEETDFMMIKSGYDLLKVFLDDILYLEASGNYVTFVTFNQTFTSRMTLAECTELLTGNQFIRIHRSFIINKKAIDKLERHQVSIQGHTLPVASSYRKEFLSQVHNS
- a CDS encoding RNA polymerase sigma factor RpoD/SigA, with protein sequence MRQLKIFDSITKRDNRSLSLYLTEVSKFELINADEEVTLAVRIREGDHAALERLTKANLRFVISVAKQYQHQGLVLEDLINEGNMGLVKAAKRFDETKGFKFISYAVWWIRQSIMSAISIQSRAVRLPGNQISSLIKLRKSQSVLEQRLERGPSVEELALELDVSIDKVVVSLSNAERHVSIDAPSIFTEDERLLDTLPNSESGTDEQLLQDSLYASINLMLQRLNERERKILTMFYGLSNTEPQTLEAISFQLNLSTERIRQLKTKALLHIKNSSFGKDLSFYL
- a CDS encoding sensor histidine kinase; its protein translation is MKLRRIEAIISTAIILFVLIIIHSSETRNWEEQRSYFLADPFKAKGLPFNFYTNHLLPLLLFASLFYVAFITFNNWIIPKFIAKRRYEQALIVSILAFFFIWLGFAFCEWARKMYEHHSVWLYFNNRNRVIPAIFFTVVFLTAYTLIKQGTIFLLKQKGNLTARIVKESLIAIIVILLVFILLMSVNAHFGPFWLIMSVYAFIMYNVDLHVILPFCTKRNYNLKTYLFVRVPVSLVAYIPFGLLFVVPTSINFSGFIVAWICVNLILIPITWYMYKQQVGNLSKLLNLETALDKSTANLGFLRSQINPHFLFNVLNTLYGTALMEEAEMTASGIQKLGDMMRFMLHENIQEKILLVREIEYLQHYIDLQCMRTARSSNVLVDHRLATVGENHQIAPMLLIPFVENAFKHGISLNENSWIKINLYLEAGKLYFDVYNSIHKKASNDPEKSKSGIGLVNVQQRLAQLYQGKHELSIRQTNEEYFIHLTLVL
- a CDS encoding cold-shock protein, with the protein product MQKGTVKFFNETRGFGFITPQSGEKEIFVHISGLIDEVRENDDVVFDVEQGPKGLSAIKVKIA
- a CDS encoding cold-shock protein, which codes for MGRSQETFRKKENLKKREQKKKEKELRKENRSSQSAKGKSLEDMLAYVDENGNLTTEKPQEQKKNKINADDILISTPKMAEEDEVQQGKVKYYNDQRGWGFINNVHGEQLFFLISEAHENIKVDDKVNFKTRRGPKGLQAYDIEPANNQKGTTTQEPR